One Saimiri boliviensis isolate mSaiBol1 chromosome 17, mSaiBol1.pri, whole genome shotgun sequence genomic window carries:
- the MPO gene encoding myeloperoxidase: protein MPHPAPSSENIKAQIQLRGVANIRCTVDSGPCWAGGLAAEMKLLLALAGLLAVLGMPQPSEGAAPAVLGEVDTSLVLSCMEEAKQLVDRAYKERRESIKQRLRSGSASPMELLSYFKQPVAATRTAVRSADYLHVALGLLERKLRSLWRRSFNVTNVLTPAQLNLLSKSSGCAYQDVGVACPERDEYRTITGMCNNRRSPTLGASNRAFVRWLPAEYEDGFSLPYGWTPGVKRNGFPVPLAREVSNEIVRFPTEQLTPDQERSLMFMQWGQLLDHDLDFTPEPAARASFLTGVNCETSCVQQPPCFPLKIPPNDPRIKNQDDCIPFFRSCPACTSSNITIRNQINALTSFVDASMVYGSEEPLARDLRNRSNQLGLLEVNQRFQDNGRALLPFDKLHDDPCLLTNRSARIPCFLAGDTRSSEMPELTSMHTLLLREHNRLATELKRLNPRWDGERLYQEARKIVGAMVQIITYRDYLPLVLGPEAMRKYLPSYRSYNDSVDPRIANVFTNAFRYGHTLIQPFMFRLDNRYQPMEPNPRVPLSRVFFASWRVVLEGGIDPILRGLMATPAKLNRQNQIAVDEIRERLFEQVMRIGLDLPALNLQRSRDHGLPGYNAWRRFCGLPEPNTVGELGTVLKNLSLARKLMALYGTPNNIDIWIGGVAEPLEPKGRVGRLLACIIGTQFRKLRDGDRFWWENEGVFSMQQRQALAQISLPRIICDNTGITTVSKNNIFMSNKHPRDFVNCSTLPALNLTSWRQPS from the exons ATGCCTCACCCCGCCCCCAGCTCAGAGAACATAAAAGCCCAGATTCAGCTAAGAGGAGTTGCCAATATCAG aTGCACTGTGGACTCTGGGCCTTGCTGGGCTGGTGGTCTCGCTGCAGAGATGAAGCTGCTTCTGGCCCTAGCAGGGCTCCTGGCTGTTCTGGGCATGCCCCAGCCCTCTGAAGGTGCTGCTCCAG CTGTCCTAGGGGAGGTGGACACCTCGTTGGTGCTGAGCTGCATGGAGGAGGCCAAGCAGCTGGTGGACAGGGCTTACAAGGAGCGGCGGGAAAG CATCAAGCAGAGGCTTCGCAGTGGCTCAGCCAGCCCCATGGAACTCCTATCCTACTTCAAGCAGCCAGTGGCAGCCACCAGGACTGCCGTGAGATCTGCTGACTACCTGCACGTGGCCCTAGGCCTGCTGGAGAGGAAGCTGCGGTCCCTGTGGCGGCGGTCGTTCAATGTCACTA ATGTGCTAACGCCCGCCCAGCTGAATTTGCTGTCCAAGTCAAGCGGCTGCGCTTACCAGGACGTGGGGGTGGCTTGCCCGGAGCGGGACGAATACCGCACCATCACCGGCATGTGCAACAACAG ACGCAGCCCCACGCTGGGGGCCTCCAACCGCGCCTTTGTGCGCTGGCTGCCCGCGGAGTACGAGGACGGCTTCTCGCTTCCCTATGGCTGGACGCCCGGGGTCAAGCGCAATGGCTTCCCGGTGCCCCTG GCTCGCGAGGTCTCCAACGAGATCGTGCGCTTCCCCACGGAGCAGCTGACGCCGGACCAGGAGCGCTCCCTCATGTTCATGCAGTGGGGCCAGCTGTTGGACCACGACCTGGACTTCACTCCCGAGCCGGCCGCCCGGGCCTCCTTCCTCACTGGCGTCAACTGTGAGACCAGCTGCGTGCAGCAGCCGCCCTGCTTCCCGCTCAAG ATCCCGCCCAACGACCCCCGCATCAAGAACCAAGACGACTGCATCCCGTTCTTCCGTTCCTGCCCGGCCTGCACCAGCAGCAACATCACCATCCGCAACCAGATCAACGCGCTCACCTCCTTCGTGGACGCCAGCATGGTGTACGGCAGCGAGGAGCCCCTGGCCAGGGACCTGAGGAACAGGTCCAACCAGCTGGGGCTGCTGGAGGTCAACCAGCGCTTCCAAGACAATGGCCGGGCCCTGCTGCCCTTTGACAAGCTTCACGATGACCCCTGTCTCCTCACCAACCGCTCGGCGCGCATCCCCTGCTTCCTGGCAG GGGACACCCGTTCCAGTGAGATGCCTGAGCTCACCTCCATGCACACCCTCTTACTTCGGGAGCACAACCGGCTGGCCACAGAGCTCAAGCGCCTGAACCCCAGGTGGGATGGAGAGAGGCTCTACCAGGAAGCCCGGAAGATCGTGGGGGCCATGGTCCAG ATCATCACTTACCGGGACTACCTGCCCCTGGTGCTGGGGCCAGAGGCCATGAGGAAGTACTTGCCCAGCTATCGTTCCTACAATGACTCAGTGGACCCACGCATCGCCAACGTTTTCACCAATGCCTTCCGCTACGGCCACACCCTCATCCAACCCTTCATGTTCCGCCTGGACAATCGGTACCAGCCAATGGAACCCAACCCCAGAGTCCCACTTAGCAGGGTCTTTTTTGCCTCCTGGAGGGTGGTACTGGAAG GTGGCATTGACCCCATCCTCCGGGGCCTCATGGCCACCCCTGCCAAGCTGAATCGTCAGAACCAAATTGCAGTGGATGAGATCCGGGAGCGATTGTTTGAGCAGGTCATGAGGATTGGGCTGGACCTGCCCGCTCTGAACCTGCAGCGCAGCAGGGACCACGGCCTCCCAG GGTACAATGCCTGGAGGCGCTTCTGTGGGCTCCCGGAGCCCAACACGGTGGgcgagctgggcacagtgctgaAGAACCTGAGTTTGGCGAGGAAACTGATGGCGCTGTATGGCACACCCAACAACATCGACATCTGGATAGGCGGCGTGGCCGAACCCCTGGAGCCCAAGGGCCGAGTGGGCCGGCTCCTTGCCTGCATCATTGGCACCCAGTTCAGGAAGCTCCGGGATGGCGATCG GTTTTGGTGGGAGAACGAGGGTGTGTTCAGCATGCAGCAGCGACAGGCCCTGGCCCAGATCTCCTTGCCTCGGATCATCTGTGACAACACAGGCATCACCACCGTGTCTAAGAACAACATCTTCATGTCCAACAAACATCCCCGGGACTTTGTCAACTGCAGTACACTCCCGGCATTGAACCTGACTTCCTGGAGGCAACCCTCCTAG